A window of the Lysinibacillus irui genome harbors these coding sequences:
- a CDS encoding Leu/Phe/Val dehydrogenase, with protein MEIFKYMEKYDYEQLVFCQDEASGLKAVIAIHDTTLGPALGGARMWTYASEENAIEDALRLARGMTYKNAAAGLNLGGGKTVIIGDPFKDKNEEMFRALGRFIQGLNGRYITAEDVGTTVSDMDLIHEETNYVTGISPAFGSSGNPSPVTAYGVYRGMKAAAKEAFGSDSLEGLKISVQGLGNVAYKLCEYLHNEGAKLVVTDINQAAIDRVVNDFDAMAVAPDEIYAQEVDIFSPCALGAILNDETIPQLKAKVIAGSANNQLKDSRHGDYLHELGIVYAPDYVINAGGVINVADELYGYNRERAMKRVDGIYDSIEKIFAISKRDGIPTYVAANRLAEERIARVAKSRSQFLKNEKNILHGR; from the coding sequence ATGGAAATCTTCAAGTATATGGAAAAGTATGATTATGAACAATTGGTATTTTGCCAAGATGAAGCATCAGGGTTAAAAGCGGTTATCGCTATCCATGATACAACACTAGGACCAGCACTAGGTGGAGCACGAATGTGGACATATGCATCGGAAGAAAATGCTATTGAAGATGCGTTGCGTTTAGCACGAGGAATGACTTACAAAAATGCTGCAGCTGGTTTAAACCTTGGCGGTGGAAAAACGGTTATTATTGGAGACCCATTTAAAGATAAAAACGAAGAAATGTTCCGTGCGTTAGGTCGTTTCATCCAAGGATTAAATGGACGTTATATTACTGCTGAAGATGTAGGTACAACTGTTTCAGATATGGATTTAATCCATGAGGAAACAAATTATGTAACAGGAATTTCTCCTGCATTCGGTTCTTCAGGTAATCCATCACCTGTAACAGCTTATGGGGTTTACCGTGGTATGAAAGCGGCTGCAAAAGAAGCATTCGGTTCCGATTCATTAGAAGGATTAAAAATTTCTGTACAAGGTCTAGGAAATGTAGCCTACAAGCTTTGCGAGTATTTACATAATGAAGGGGCAAAACTTGTTGTAACAGATATCAATCAAGCTGCAATTGACCGAGTTGTCAATGACTTTGATGCGATGGCTGTAGCACCAGACGAAATATATGCACAGGAAGTTGATATTTTCTCACCTTGTGCTTTAGGTGCCATTTTAAATGATGAAACAATTCCACAATTAAAAGCCAAAGTAATTGCTGGTTCTGCTAATAACCAATTAAAAGATTCACGTCATGGTGACTATCTACATGAATTAGGTATTGTTTATGCGCCAGACTATGTTATCAATGCTGGTGGCGTTATTAACGTTGCAGATGAATTATATGGTTATAATCGTGAACGTGCAATGAAACGCGTGGATGGAATTTATGATAGTATTGAAAAAATCTTTGCGATTTCAAAACGAGATGGCATTCCAACATATGTGGCAGCGAATCGCTTAGCAGAGGAACGCATTGCTCGCGTAGCAAAATCTCGTAGCCAATTCTTAAAAAATGAAAAAAATATTTTACACGGTCGCTAA
- a CDS encoding DUF2627 domain-containing protein: MARLAAFIVMLIPGLMAAGGIKFMRDTLFGKLISPFPFLWLQFVVGVIFFVIGFGFFAGFLLHRDRKNGKVAPRFQKK, encoded by the coding sequence ATGGCCCGTTTAGCTGCATTTATTGTAATGCTTATTCCAGGTCTTATGGCTGCAGGTGGCATTAAATTTATGCGTGATACATTATTTGGTAAGCTTATTTCGCCATTCCCATTTTTATGGCTACAATTTGTAGTTGGTGTTATATTCTTCGTGATAGGCTTTGGTTTTTTCGCAGGATTTTTACTACATCGCGACAGAAAAAATGGAAAAGTAGCACCACGCTTCCAAAAGAAATAA
- a CDS encoding glycerophosphodiester phosphodiesterase: MSNSCIPVFAHRGASAYALENTLQAFEKAMELGADGIELDIQFSKEGLPVVYHDPQLSRLVGSNKLVSDCTMEELLHFKLGKPWRRLFSSYKMPAFEAVLVWANMHQMPLNIELKSTILDNKRGLINFLQGLVLPEGSHFSSFHYELLEIVKKHRPEFETALIATKKIKWDLLADYKAADTVHMHKRYYKPRYLEACVINEKACRFYAIDGSELFLTNPHHAVIGWITDYPDKVIAVQERV; encoded by the coding sequence ATGTCTAATTCTTGTATTCCTGTATTTGCACATCGAGGTGCTTCTGCTTATGCACTAGAGAATACTCTTCAAGCTTTTGAAAAGGCGATGGAGCTAGGGGCTGATGGCATTGAATTAGACATTCAATTTTCTAAAGAGGGATTACCCGTAGTGTATCACGATCCACAGCTATCAAGACTTGTGGGCAGCAATAAACTGGTGAGCGATTGTACGATGGAGGAGCTTCTACATTTTAAACTTGGCAAGCCTTGGAGACGTCTATTTTCATCGTATAAAATGCCGGCATTTGAGGCAGTTTTAGTGTGGGCAAATATGCATCAGATGCCATTGAATATTGAATTAAAATCAACCATCTTAGACAATAAGAGAGGGCTGATTAATTTCCTACAGGGGTTAGTTCTGCCAGAGGGGAGTCATTTTTCATCCTTTCACTATGAGCTTTTAGAGATTGTTAAAAAACATAGACCGGAATTTGAAACGGCCCTTATAGCCACAAAAAAAATCAAATGGGATCTTCTAGCTGATTATAAAGCAGCTGATACTGTGCATATGCATAAAAGGTACTATAAACCAAGATACTTGGAGGCTTGTGTTATAAATGAAAAAGCCTGTCGTTTTTATGCGATTGATGGCAGTGAACTATTTTTAACGAATCCACATCATGCTGTCATTGGATGGATTACGGATTATCCTGATAAAGTCATCGCAGTACAAGAACGTGTATAA
- a CDS encoding DUF342 domain-containing protein, whose product MILVRNDNFEISEENGKVFMLTFSAGFPLKEFDSILRSHPRLKLSNFSILKNVLSTPNTSPVEIGRWLPNVEAEIARDKMSASIFIYETQEYIQNNKEKLTQQIRETLEEKGIVYGIVDFDISKAESGKAFLIAQGEQPIAGMDAQITYLPKPERKPVIREDGKADYYDMNFISEISEGSWLGEKIPATLGKPGKNVLGEVVAAVPGRDFPIKYDTKSAYEVEEDGKIVIRSKIAGVLDDVKGMIGVNRHLPINGDVGVETGNLEFNGSLSIKGTVTNGYTVIATGDISIDGAEGVSGAKLIKSIEGDVYIRGGIFGLGSTVVEAGGNIFVKHVNEANLFAGDSIHIGFYALGSQLSAHSIYVDERKGKIIGGRAVAKNTIVTAISGNRLERRTDLIIESINKQENNSVMQEKAAQLKQLQAEILAHENKMKSLLPFLNQMSKEQTASFEETKQALTKLKAEAVELDREIKLLMDEMRHVGKEEIVVTKEAHPGTYIQIGRKSSLLSKMTNGKFLLEFGELNV is encoded by the coding sequence TTGATTCTAGTTCGGAATGACAACTTTGAAATTTCTGAAGAAAATGGCAAGGTATTTATGCTTACTTTTAGTGCCGGATTCCCATTAAAAGAATTTGATAGCATCCTACGTAGTCATCCACGACTTAAATTATCTAATTTTTCAATTTTAAAAAACGTGTTATCAACCCCAAACACAAGCCCAGTTGAAATTGGACGCTGGCTTCCGAATGTTGAAGCGGAGATCGCACGTGATAAAATGTCAGCCTCTATTTTTATATATGAAACACAAGAGTATATTCAAAATAATAAAGAAAAATTGACACAGCAAATACGAGAAACACTTGAAGAAAAAGGAATTGTTTACGGAATAGTAGACTTTGATATTTCAAAGGCTGAATCAGGAAAAGCATTTTTAATTGCTCAAGGCGAACAACCTATAGCAGGGATGGATGCACAAATTACATATTTGCCTAAACCGGAGAGAAAACCGGTCATTCGAGAAGACGGTAAAGCCGATTACTATGATATGAATTTTATTTCAGAAATTTCAGAAGGCTCGTGGCTTGGTGAAAAGATTCCTGCTACATTAGGTAAACCAGGAAAAAACGTGCTTGGTGAAGTAGTCGCTGCTGTACCTGGGAGAGATTTTCCTATTAAATACGACACAAAATCGGCCTATGAAGTGGAAGAGGACGGGAAAATCGTCATTCGCTCTAAAATTGCGGGTGTTTTAGATGATGTCAAAGGAATGATTGGTGTAAACAGACACCTTCCTATAAACGGTGATGTTGGCGTGGAAACAGGCAACCTAGAATTTAATGGTTCTCTCAGTATTAAAGGAACAGTAACAAATGGTTATACGGTTATTGCAACTGGTGATATTTCAATCGATGGTGCCGAAGGTGTAAGCGGTGCCAAATTGATTAAATCCATAGAGGGGGATGTTTATATTCGGGGAGGGATTTTTGGACTTGGTTCAACAGTAGTGGAAGCGGGTGGCAATATATTTGTTAAGCATGTCAATGAAGCGAATTTATTTGCAGGTGATAGTATTCATATTGGTTTTTATGCGCTAGGATCACAGCTTTCTGCCCATTCTATTTATGTTGATGAACGAAAAGGTAAAATCATTGGTGGGCGAGCAGTAGCAAAAAATACGATCGTCACAGCCATTTCTGGAAACCGTCTAGAACGCCGAACGGATTTAATCATTGAAAGCATCAATAAGCAAGAAAATAATTCAGTCATGCAAGAAAAAGCAGCCCAGTTAAAACAGTTGCAAGCAGAAATTTTAGCACATGAGAACAAAATGAAAAGTCTATTGCCATTTCTCAATCAGATGTCTAAAGAACAAACTGCTTCATTTGAAGAGACAAAACAAGCCTTAACCAAATTAAAAGCTGAAGCAGTGGAGTTAGATCGTGAAATTAAGCTATTAATGGATGAAATGCGCCATGTAGGGAAAGAAGAGATTGTAGTGACAAAAGAAGCACATCCAGGTACTTATATTCAAATTGGCAGAAAGTCATCGTTATTAAGCAAAATGACGAATGGTAAATTCCTGCTAGAATTTGGTGAGCTCAATGTCTAA
- the spo0A gene encoding sporulation transcription factor Spo0A gives MTKVKVAIADDNRELLKTMEQYFQGHAEIEIIATASNGKVCLQMLEEFTPDILLLDIIMPHLDGLAVLEAMYQNEKMSSIQVIMLTAFGQEDVMKQAVDLGASYFMLKPFEFDQLVQKILHCAGQKATLPKKTSVLQPTVPQKLNQHQLDSTITAIIKEIGVPAHIKGYSYLREAIQMVFEDIELLGSVTKILYPEIAKKFNTTPSRVERAIRHAIEVAWNRGNYESISSMFGYTVHHLKSKPTNSEFIAMIADKIRIDMMAS, from the coding sequence ATGACAAAAGTAAAAGTAGCGATTGCTGATGATAATCGTGAGTTATTAAAAACAATGGAGCAGTATTTTCAAGGACATGCCGAAATAGAAATTATTGCAACAGCTTCAAATGGAAAAGTTTGTCTACAAATGCTTGAGGAATTTACACCAGATATTTTACTTCTAGATATAATAATGCCTCATCTTGACGGTTTAGCTGTATTAGAAGCCATGTATCAAAACGAAAAAATGTCATCTATCCAAGTTATTATGCTAACAGCTTTTGGTCAGGAAGATGTCATGAAACAGGCGGTAGATTTAGGGGCTTCCTATTTCATGCTGAAGCCATTTGAATTCGATCAATTGGTACAAAAGATTCTACATTGTGCTGGACAAAAGGCGACACTACCAAAAAAGACAAGCGTGTTACAACCGACAGTACCTCAAAAATTAAATCAGCATCAATTAGACAGTACGATTACTGCAATCATAAAAGAAATCGGTGTACCTGCACATATTAAAGGTTATTCTTATTTACGTGAAGCCATTCAAATGGTATTTGAAGATATAGAATTATTAGGATCTGTCACGAAAATTTTATACCCAGAAATCGCGAAAAAATTCAATACAACGCCATCCCGTGTGGAACGTGCAATTCGTCATGCCATCGAGGTCGCATGGAATCGTGGCAATTATGAATCGATTTCGTCGATGTTTGGCTATACAGTGCACCACCTAAAATCCAAGCCAACCAATAGCGAGTTCATTGCCATGATCGCAGACAAAATCCGTATTGATATGATGGCTAGCTAA
- a CDS encoding SpoIVB peptidase S55 domain-containing protein, giving the protein MNRHWRQLVILPMLIFLLVMPVQALAAKKLIPMGEAIGIQLQLSHVFVAHDVLLASNQWMKGGAVIEKINDIPVKSLADAKQAVAKKGQQKWTINSEGQQVTLELQNQEAEHVISFLKDETDGVGTLTYIDPETKNYGALGHQIVDSTLQEAPVFKAGSIFLASIQQIRKSTPGQPGYKISSIEKHQERLGSIDKNTIYGIFGRWEDGYQQRLPKAIEIMHEKDIKTGKAEIYTAIEGSKVESFSIEITKVENERLEFIVSDEKLIEKTGGILQGMSGSPIIQDGRFVGAVTHMFVEEPKKGAALTVAEMLRRSS; this is encoded by the coding sequence ATGAATCGTCATTGGCGTCAATTAGTCATTTTGCCTATGCTCATCTTTTTGTTAGTGATGCCTGTACAAGCTTTAGCCGCCAAAAAGCTTATACCAATGGGTGAAGCAATTGGGATCCAGCTCCAATTATCACATGTATTTGTCGCACATGATGTATTATTAGCTTCGAATCAGTGGATGAAGGGAGGAGCAGTCATTGAAAAAATAAATGATATCCCTGTTAAATCTCTTGCTGATGCCAAACAAGCTGTGGCAAAAAAAGGCCAACAAAAATGGACGATCAATAGTGAAGGCCAACAAGTTACATTGGAATTACAAAATCAAGAAGCAGAGCATGTCATTTCCTTTTTAAAAGATGAAACAGATGGAGTAGGAACACTGACTTATATTGATCCAGAGACAAAAAATTACGGAGCACTAGGTCATCAAATTGTCGATTCAACCCTACAAGAAGCCCCTGTTTTTAAAGCTGGCTCCATTTTTTTAGCTTCCATTCAACAAATTCGTAAAAGTACACCGGGCCAACCAGGCTATAAAATATCCTCCATTGAGAAGCATCAAGAACGACTCGGCAGTATAGATAAAAATACTATTTATGGTATTTTTGGCCGTTGGGAAGACGGTTATCAACAAAGATTACCCAAAGCCATTGAAATTATGCATGAAAAAGATATAAAAACTGGGAAAGCCGAAATTTATACGGCTATTGAAGGCAGTAAGGTGGAATCTTTTTCGATTGAAATTACAAAGGTTGAAAATGAACGCCTTGAATTTATAGTATCTGACGAAAAGCTCATTGAAAAAACAGGTGGTATTTTGCAGGGAATGAGTGGCAGTCCTATCATTCAAGACGGTCGTTTTGTCGGTGCTGTGACGCATATGTTTGTTGAAGAGCCGAAAAAAGGGGCGGCACTAACTGTAGCAGAAATGTTAAGAAGATCTTCATGA
- the recN gene encoding DNA repair protein RecN, whose amino-acid sequence MLRELSIRNFAIIEDLTVSFSEGLTVLTGETGAGKSIIIDAVHLLAGGRGNTEFIRHGARKAELGGLFQISSLAHPVLKKLEEAGIEIEEDSIILRRDLNDSGKSICRVNGKLVPLSVLRDIGASLIDIHGQHENQELMDEKQHINLLDQFAEEELSPIQKTYSEQYEEYRLLKKDLASISIDEQLMAQRIDLYQFQIKELEEANLKLGEEDDLLDERRRLMNFNKIFERSSAAYDAIQGDSKGLDWIGNAMGALEDAATVDDQFKEASEAVTSAFYALQDAAYQVKNVLDDLEFDPARLNEVEQRLALFQNLKRKYGSTLEEILAYYEKIKTELNELLNRDEILQVKERRVLEMESVLNELAEKLSAVRKTAAHQLSEAIMAELRELHMEKAKFIVNFDELPYFDANGKDQIIFYISTNVGEPPKSLPKIASGGELSRMMLALKTIFSSSNGITSIIFDEVDTGVSGRVAQAIAEKIAAISVNSQVLCISHLPQVAAMADHHYFIKKEVEHDRTFTSLSEIDQDARIEEVSRMMSGTEITALTLQHATELLKMADERKKQMR is encoded by the coding sequence GTGTTAAGAGAGCTTAGTATTCGAAACTTTGCCATCATTGAGGATCTGACAGTAAGCTTTTCAGAAGGTTTAACAGTACTTACAGGGGAAACAGGTGCTGGGAAATCCATCATCATTGATGCTGTGCATTTACTTGCGGGTGGACGAGGCAATACTGAATTTATTCGCCACGGTGCAAGAAAAGCAGAATTAGGTGGCTTATTTCAAATTTCAAGTTTAGCTCATCCTGTTCTGAAAAAATTAGAAGAAGCAGGCATAGAAATTGAAGAAGATAGCATTATTTTACGACGGGATTTAAATGATTCTGGTAAAAGCATTTGCCGAGTAAATGGAAAGCTTGTGCCATTATCGGTACTTAGAGACATTGGCGCTAGCCTTATTGATATTCATGGTCAACATGAAAATCAAGAGCTGATGGATGAAAAGCAGCATATTAATTTACTCGACCAGTTTGCGGAGGAAGAACTGTCCCCTATACAAAAAACATATAGTGAACAATATGAAGAATATCGTTTACTAAAAAAAGATTTAGCTTCCATATCGATTGATGAACAATTGATGGCACAACGTATTGATTTGTACCAATTTCAAATAAAAGAGCTAGAGGAAGCCAATCTAAAGTTGGGTGAGGAAGACGACCTTTTAGATGAACGCCGTCGTTTGATGAATTTTAATAAAATTTTTGAACGTTCTAGTGCAGCCTATGATGCCATTCAAGGCGATTCGAAGGGACTTGATTGGATTGGTAATGCTATGGGTGCTTTAGAAGACGCCGCGACGGTTGACGATCAATTCAAAGAAGCATCTGAAGCTGTGACATCTGCATTTTATGCCTTACAAGATGCAGCCTATCAGGTCAAAAATGTGTTAGATGACTTAGAGTTCGATCCAGCACGTTTAAACGAGGTTGAGCAGCGTTTAGCACTATTCCAAAATTTAAAACGCAAATATGGTTCGACACTGGAAGAAATCTTAGCGTATTATGAGAAAATTAAAACAGAATTAAATGAATTGTTGAATCGAGATGAAATTTTGCAGGTCAAAGAACGCCGAGTGCTAGAGATGGAATCGGTACTTAATGAACTTGCTGAAAAACTTTCGGCGGTACGTAAAACTGCTGCCCATCAATTGAGTGAAGCCATAATGGCAGAATTACGTGAACTACATATGGAAAAAGCAAAATTTATTGTTAATTTCGATGAATTACCATATTTCGATGCCAATGGAAAAGATCAAATCATTTTCTACATCTCCACAAACGTTGGAGAACCACCAAAATCGTTACCCAAAATTGCATCTGGCGGTGAATTATCGCGAATGATGCTTGCATTGAAAACGATTTTCTCTTCCTCAAATGGTATCACCTCCATTATTTTTGATGAGGTCGATACAGGTGTAAGTGGTCGTGTAGCGCAAGCCATTGCAGAAAAAATCGCAGCGATTTCCGTTAATTCTCAAGTATTATGTATTTCTCATTTACCACAGGTTGCGGCTATGGCTGATCATCATTACTTTATCAAAAAAGAGGTGGAGCATGATCGAACGTTCACTTCGTTATCGGAAATTGATCAAGATGCTCGAATTGAGGAAGTTAGCCGTATGATGTCTGGTACAGAAATTACAGCTTTAACATTACAGCATGCAACAGAGCTTTTAAAAATGGCAGATGAACGAAAAAAACAAATGCGTTAA
- the ahrC gene encoding transcriptional regulator AhrC/ArgR: protein MNKGQRHIRIRDIIANHEIETQDDLVDFLKEAGYNVTQATVSRDIKELHLVKVPLQDGRYKYSLPADQRFNPVQKLHRALADAFVSIDGASHFLVMKALPGNANAIASLLDHLDWPEILGTISGDDTILIICRNENERENTKNRLLDML, encoded by the coding sequence TTGAATAAAGGACAACGACATATACGAATTCGAGATATTATCGCCAATCATGAAATCGAAACACAAGATGATTTAGTCGATTTTTTAAAAGAAGCAGGCTATAATGTGACCCAAGCAACGGTGTCACGAGATATTAAAGAGCTACATTTAGTGAAAGTACCGTTACAGGATGGTCGCTATAAATATAGCTTACCCGCAGATCAACGTTTCAACCCAGTCCAAAAATTACATCGTGCATTAGCAGATGCATTTGTCAGCATTGATGGAGCATCTCACTTTCTAGTGATGAAAGCTCTTCCAGGTAATGCAAACGCGATTGCATCTTTACTTGACCATTTAGATTGGCCAGAAATTTTAGGTACAATTTCTGGGGATGATACCATTTTAATTATTTGTCGTAATGAAAATGAGCGTGAAAATACAAAAAATCGCTTATTAGACATGCTTTAA
- a CDS encoding TlyA family RNA methyltransferase, giving the protein MTKQPKERVDILLVERGLCETREKAKRSIMAGLVFSNEIRIDKAGEKIAIDAPLQVKGSDLKYVSRGGLKLEKALQIFDMTVEGKLMLDIGSSTGGFTDCALQHGARHCYALDVGSNQLAWKIRSDERVTVMEKTNFRYTTAADLTEGLPDFATIDVSFISLSLILPVLKTLLLPGGDVMALVKPQFEAGKDKVGKKGIVRDKKVHLEVLEKTAAMATEIGFVVKDASFSPITGGEGNIEFLFHLVNPVGDEIIPSYTAFNALVEEAHNSLK; this is encoded by the coding sequence ATGACAAAACAACCAAAAGAAAGAGTAGATATTTTACTTGTAGAGCGTGGGCTTTGCGAGACAAGAGAAAAAGCAAAACGATCCATTATGGCAGGTCTTGTTTTTTCAAATGAAATACGTATTGATAAGGCAGGAGAAAAAATTGCCATCGATGCGCCTCTACAAGTGAAGGGCTCTGATTTAAAATATGTTAGTCGTGGTGGCCTAAAGCTTGAAAAGGCCCTACAAATTTTTGATATGACTGTAGAAGGAAAGCTAATGCTTGACATTGGCTCCTCTACAGGCGGCTTTACAGATTGTGCCCTACAACATGGAGCAAGACATTGTTATGCATTGGATGTGGGCTCTAACCAGTTAGCTTGGAAAATTCGCTCGGATGAACGTGTCACGGTCATGGAGAAAACCAATTTTCGCTATACAACAGCCGCTGATTTAACGGAAGGGCTACCTGATTTTGCAACCATTGATGTTAGCTTTATTTCCTTATCGCTCATTTTACCTGTATTAAAAACATTGTTGCTTCCAGGTGGCGATGTGATGGCATTAGTGAAACCACAGTTTGAAGCTGGGAAAGACAAGGTTGGTAAAAAAGGTATTGTTCGTGATAAAAAAGTACATCTCGAAGTATTGGAAAAAACAGCTGCTATGGCAACAGAAATTGGCTTTGTTGTAAAAGATGCCTCCTTTTCACCTATAACAGGAGGGGAAGGGAACATTGAATTTTTATTCCATTTAGTGAATCCTGTCGGTGATGAAATAATTCCTTCATATACAGCTTTTAATGCACTCGTTGAAGAAGCGCATAATTCTTTAAAATAA
- the dxs gene encoding 1-deoxy-D-xylulose-5-phosphate synthase, translated as MDLNKITSPSFLKNLNKKELEQLAQEIRTFLIEKCSVTGGHIGPNLGVVELTIMLHKMFDSPKDKFLWDVGHQAYVHKILTGRASQFDTLRQFKGLCGFPKRVESEHDEWETGHSSTSLSAAMGMAAARDIKKEHSYVIPIIGDGALTGGMALEALNHIGHAKTNMIVILNDNEMSIAPNVGALHNVLGRLRTAKEYSKAKEELESLINKIPVLGGKLASTAERLKDSLKYLVVSGVFFEELGFKYLGPIDGHDFEALEMTLSHAKKVKGPVLVHVITKKGKGYKPAEDDTIGNWHGTGPYKIENGAFVKSEAKGPAWSSLIAETVRKIAHEDERVVTITPAMPVGSKLQGIQKDFPNRFFDVGIAEQHAATMAAGLATQKMKPFLAIYSTFLQRAYDQVLHDIARPNLNVFIGIDRAGLVGADGETHQGVFDIAFLRHIPNMTIMMPKDENEGQHMVKTAIEYDGGPIALRYPRGNGIGVPLDEELIALPIGSWEVLREGKDASILTFGTTIPMAMAAAEMLAQQGIEIEVVNARFIKPMDEEMLHRILSSHKPILTIEEAVLQGGFGSGVLEFAHDHGYLNALIDRMGIPDQYIEHGNVDQLLAEIHMTAEDTVARMHVLLQQKQQVGLNK; from the coding sequence GTGGATTTAAATAAAATAACTAGTCCATCCTTTTTAAAAAACTTAAATAAGAAGGAGCTTGAGCAACTTGCACAAGAAATTCGTACCTTCTTAATCGAAAAATGTTCTGTCACAGGTGGGCATATCGGGCCAAATTTAGGTGTAGTTGAACTTACGATAATGCTGCATAAAATGTTTGACAGTCCAAAAGATAAGTTTTTGTGGGATGTTGGCCACCAAGCTTACGTGCATAAAATTTTAACAGGTCGTGCGAGTCAATTTGACACACTACGTCAGTTCAAAGGGCTTTGTGGATTCCCGAAGCGCGTGGAGAGTGAACATGATGAGTGGGAAACAGGTCACAGCTCGACGTCCTTATCAGCAGCCATGGGTATGGCAGCGGCACGTGATATTAAAAAAGAACATAGCTATGTAATCCCTATTATTGGGGACGGTGCTTTAACAGGCGGAATGGCACTTGAAGCGTTAAATCATATTGGACATGCAAAAACAAATATGATTGTCATTCTGAATGATAATGAAATGTCCATTGCACCAAATGTTGGAGCATTACACAATGTATTAGGTCGTTTACGTACAGCTAAGGAATACTCAAAAGCGAAGGAAGAGCTAGAGTCACTTATAAATAAAATTCCAGTGCTAGGAGGCAAGCTTGCTTCTACTGCAGAGCGCCTTAAGGACAGCTTAAAATATTTAGTGGTGTCCGGTGTGTTTTTTGAGGAGCTAGGTTTTAAATATCTGGGCCCAATTGATGGACATGATTTCGAAGCCCTAGAAATGACATTATCACATGCTAAAAAAGTGAAAGGGCCTGTTTTGGTCCATGTCATTACAAAAAAAGGAAAGGGCTATAAACCTGCCGAGGATGATACTATTGGTAATTGGCATGGGACAGGTCCCTATAAAATTGAAAACGGTGCCTTTGTTAAATCTGAAGCAAAAGGACCAGCGTGGAGTAGTTTAATTGCAGAAACGGTTCGTAAAATTGCTCATGAGGATGAGCGAGTAGTGACGATTACGCCAGCAATGCCTGTTGGGTCGAAGCTACAAGGTATTCAAAAGGATTTCCCAAATCGTTTCTTTGATGTAGGAATTGCTGAACAACACGCAGCAACGATGGCTGCAGGGCTAGCTACTCAAAAAATGAAGCCGTTTTTAGCCATTTATTCTACATTCTTGCAACGTGCATATGACCAAGTATTACATGATATTGCTCGTCCAAACTTGAATGTTTTTATCGGCATTGATCGTGCTGGTTTAGTTGGAGCGGATGGAGAAACCCATCAAGGTGTATTTGATATTGCTTTCCTTCGCCATATTCCAAACATGACTATTATGATGCCAAAAGATGAAAATGAAGGTCAGCATATGGTAAAGACAGCGATTGAATATGATGGTGGCCCAATTGCTCTTCGTTATCCACGTGGGAATGGGATTGGCGTACCATTAGATGAAGAGCTTATCGCTTTACCAATTGGAAGCTGGGAAGTCTTGCGCGAGGGGAAAGACGCATCTATTTTAACATTTGGAACGACGATTCCAATGGCAATGGCGGCAGCTGAAATGCTGGCACAACAAGGTATTGAGATTGAAGTAGTTAATGCTCGCTTCATCAAGCCAATGGATGAGGAAATGCTACATCGTATTTTATCTAGTCATAAGCCAATTTTAACGATTGAAGAAGCTGTCCTGCAAGGTGGATTTGGTAGTGGCGTATTAGAGTTTGCTCATGATCATGGCTATCTAAATGCACTTATTGATCGCATGGGAATTCCAGATCAATATATCGAACATGGTAATGTAGATCAGTTACTCGCAGAAATTCATATGACAGCAGAGGATACGGTTGCACGTATGCACGTATTACTTCAACAAAAACAGCAAGTAGGTTTGAATAAATAA